One genomic window of Desulfuromonas sp. includes the following:
- a CDS encoding tetrathionate reductase family octaheme c-type cytochrome has protein sequence MTKPISTLLVALGGLLLSISPAVASTNHAALIKGPIDSGPAATKQCLRCHDDAAAEVMGTSHWTWSALQGIRGKSVDRGKKNTINNFCVSTAANEPRCTSCHIGYGWKDAGFDFTDKTAVDCLVCHDTTGTYKKEPTGAGAPAKGIDLLRVAQNVGNPTRANCGACHFFGGGGDAVKHGDLDSSMEYPERSVDVHMSPDGNDFQCQNCHETSSHKIMGRAMVVSPGGTDHIGCDKCHGADPHKESRLNTHAGSLACQSCHIPHFAKEIPTKLSWDWSTAGRDIDPTPIDKLGKATYSKKKGDFSWGKKVVPTYRWYNGTAGAYLTGDTMDPSKVTPLAYPNGDKQDKAAKIYPFKTHSGKQIYDTKNNIFITPKLFGKEGYWKTLDWDKSARLGMEASGLPYSGSYGFAPSIMYWRINHMVSPKEQALSCLDCHGDSKRMNWKELGYEGDPMNNPEWGRSL, from the coding sequence ATGACGAAACCCATTTCCACCCTCCTGGTCGCCCTTGGCGGCCTCCTGTTAAGCATCTCCCCCGCCGTGGCCTCCACGAACCACGCCGCCCTGATCAAAGGCCCGATCGACAGTGGCCCTGCGGCGACCAAGCAATGCCTCCGCTGCCACGACGACGCGGCCGCCGAGGTCATGGGAACCTCCCACTGGACATGGTCTGCCCTCCAGGGAATCCGGGGCAAATCCGTTGACCGGGGGAAGAAGAACACCATCAACAACTTCTGCGTCTCCACCGCCGCAAACGAACCCCGCTGCACCAGCTGCCACATCGGCTACGGCTGGAAGGACGCCGGCTTCGACTTCACGGACAAAACGGCCGTCGACTGCCTCGTCTGCCACGACACCACCGGCACCTATAAAAAAGAGCCGACCGGCGCCGGCGCTCCCGCCAAAGGGATCGACCTGCTGCGGGTGGCCCAGAACGTCGGCAACCCGACCCGGGCCAACTGCGGTGCCTGCCACTTCTTCGGCGGCGGCGGCGACGCAGTCAAACACGGCGACCTCGACTCCTCCATGGAGTACCCGGAACGATCGGTCGACGTCCACATGTCTCCCGACGGCAACGACTTTCAGTGCCAGAACTGCCACGAAACCTCCAGCCACAAGATCATGGGACGGGCCATGGTCGTCAGCCCCGGCGGGACGGACCACATTGGCTGCGACAAGTGCCACGGCGCGGACCCGCACAAGGAGTCGCGGCTCAACACCCATGCCGGTTCGCTGGCCTGCCAAAGCTGCCACATCCCCCACTTCGCCAAAGAGATCCCCACCAAGCTCTCCTGGGACTGGTCCACCGCCGGCAGAGACATCGACCCGACCCCCATCGACAAACTCGGCAAGGCGACCTATAGCAAGAAAAAAGGGGACTTTTCCTGGGGCAAGAAGGTCGTTCCGACCTACCGGTGGTACAACGGCACGGCCGGTGCTTACCTGACCGGGGACACGATGGACCCCTCCAAGGTGACCCCCCTCGCCTATCCCAACGGCGACAAGCAGGACAAGGCCGCCAAGATCTACCCGTTCAAAACACACTCCGGCAAACAGATCTACGACACCAAGAACAACATCTTCATCACCCCCAAGCTCTTCGGCAAGGAAGGGTACTGGAAGACCCTCGACTGGGACAAATCGGCCCGCCTCGGCATGGAGGCGAGCGGCCTTCCGTACAGCGGCTCCTACGGCTTCGCCCCGTCAATCATGTACTGGCGCATCAATCACATGGTCTCCCCCAAGGAGCAGGCCCTCTCCTGCCTCGACTGCCATGGCGACTCGAAACGCATGAACTGGAAAGAACTCGGTTACGAAGGCGACCCCATGAACAACCCCGAATGGGGCCGGAGCCTCTAA
- a CDS encoding tetrathionate reductase family octaheme c-type cytochrome: MSIHSRKWLLATLVAAFICLPALPGLAAETDHTGFVEGPFTTGPEVTKQCLECHEDAATDVMKTSHWTWALEQKVDGKTVARGKKNAINNFCISVTGNWPRCTSCHAGYGWTDNDFDFNDKTKVDCLVCHDTTGTYVKEPTGAGNPAKSVDLLRVAQNVGKPVRDNCGACHFFGGGGDAVKHGDLDSSMAYPDRTVDVHMDAEGNDFQCQACHEPENHLIPGNSLGVSPGGENHFGCEKCHDASPHKQSRLNTHAAAVACQTCHIPAYAKEIPTKLEWDWSTAGQNLEGEHKDEYGKHTYMKKKGHFKWGKNVTPEYAWYNGSAGAYLPGDKMDPDQVTKLSYPLGSKGEKNAKIYPFKVHRGKQIYDSKNNVFITAKVFGKGGYWKTFDWDQAAKLGMESNPIMKEKGISYSGSYGFAATEMYWRLNHMVAPEEQALGCLDCHGDNGRLDWKALGYKADPMDDRSPAKN, from the coding sequence ATGTCGATCCACTCCCGCAAATGGCTTCTCGCCACCCTGGTGGCTGCCTTTATCTGCCTGCCGGCCCTGCCCGGCCTGGCCGCCGAAACCGACCACACCGGCTTCGTCGAGGGTCCCTTCACCACCGGCCCCGAAGTGACCAAGCAGTGCCTCGAGTGCCACGAAGACGCCGCCACGGACGTCATGAAGACGTCCCACTGGACCTGGGCCCTGGAGCAGAAAGTCGACGGCAAGACCGTGGCGCGCGGCAAGAAGAACGCCATCAACAACTTCTGCATCTCCGTCACCGGCAACTGGCCGCGCTGCACGAGCTGCCATGCCGGGTACGGCTGGACCGACAACGACTTCGACTTCAATGACAAGACCAAGGTCGACTGCCTCGTTTGCCACGACACCACCGGCACCTATGTCAAGGAACCGACCGGCGCGGGCAATCCCGCCAAGAGCGTCGACCTGCTGCGCGTGGCCCAGAACGTCGGCAAACCGGTCCGCGACAACTGCGGCGCCTGCCACTTCTTCGGCGGCGGCGGCGATGCCGTCAAGCACGGCGACCTCGACTCCTCCATGGCCTACCCGGACCGTACCGTCGACGTTCACATGGACGCCGAAGGGAACGACTTCCAGTGCCAGGCCTGCCATGAACCTGAGAACCACCTCATCCCGGGCAACTCCCTCGGCGTCTCCCCCGGAGGCGAGAACCACTTCGGCTGCGAGAAATGCCACGACGCCTCGCCTCACAAGCAATCCCGCCTGAACACACACGCCGCGGCCGTGGCCTGCCAGACCTGCCATATCCCGGCCTACGCCAAGGAAATCCCCACCAAGCTCGAGTGGGATTGGTCCACCGCAGGCCAGAACCTCGAGGGCGAGCACAAAGACGAATACGGCAAGCACACCTACATGAAGAAGAAGGGGCACTTCAAGTGGGGCAAGAACGTCACCCCCGAGTACGCCTGGTACAACGGCTCCGCCGGCGCCTACCTCCCCGGCGACAAGATGGACCCCGACCAGGTCACCAAGCTCAGCTACCCCCTCGGAAGCAAAGGCGAGAAGAACGCCAAGATCTACCCCTTCAAGGTCCACCGCGGCAAGCAGATCTACGACAGCAAGAACAACGTCTTCATCACCGCCAAGGTCTTCGGCAAGGGCGGCTACTGGAAGACCTTCGACTGGGACCAGGCCGCCAAGCTCGGCATGGAGTCCAACCCGATCATGAAGGAGAAGGGGATCAGCTACAGCGGCTCCTACGGCTTCGCGGCGACCGAGATGTACTGGCGCCTGAACCACATGGTCGCTCCCGAGGAGCAGGCCCTCGGCTGCCTCGACTGCCACGGCGACAACGGCCGCCTCGACTGGAAAGCCCTGGGATACAAGGCCGACCCCATGGACGACCGTTCCCCTGCCAAGAACTAA